In Myxococcus guangdongensis, a single window of DNA contains:
- a CDS encoding type I polyketide synthase, with protein MADQDQTGGSGNDIAIIGMAGRFPGAANVRDFWRNLLDGVESISLLKPEELEVSPLVPESLRRHPDFVPMASVLEDADAFDAGFFDVPPREALWMDPQQRVFLECAHAALEDAAYDPARYTGKISLYAGAGPSLHTMGMLGQGQLDPASLYEVMGTSGENLATKASFKLRLRGESLAVYTACSTGLVAVHMACQSLLLRQSDIALAGAVRVSLPQRTGYLFQEGMILSPDGHCRAFDAKAAGTVPGNGAAAVVLKPLEDALRDGDHVYAVIRGSALNNDGGLKVGYTAPSVEGQADAIGEALAYAGLTADDIGYVEAHGTGTALGDPIEVAALTRAFRRDTDRKGYCGLGSVKTNVGHLDTAAGLVGLIKTALVLSEEELPPTLHFTTPNPSIDFANSPFTVVAERKRWPRGEVPRRAGVSSFGIGGTNAHAVLEEAPPREASVASTRPSQVVTLSARGEQALSASVRELADWLETASPDVSLADVAFTRNRGRGSFEHRLSVVATDRAELIKKLRGKNTPRVLEDVAAARERRVAFLLPGQGAQSLGMGRELYGAEPRFRETVDACLKELGPSLEKELRGVLLPGAGEEAAAREALKDPRLSLPALFCVEYALAKLWESWGVQAHALLGHSFGEYTAACLAGVLPLEDALTLVVTRGKLMARMPPGSMTAVGCAEEVVRPLITGTLSLAAVNAAERCVVSGPTAEVEALEQELLARGIAVMRLPAGHAFHSVAVEPLMDELKKVVSGLRLAAPRLPYVSSVTGTWIRPEEATDPAYWARQMRAPVRFADGMETLKQDGVAVFLEVGPDQALTALARMALTGHPGRVVPSLPRLNLKLSEHGVLMAAVGALWESGLALDWKQFYAHERRRRVSLPTYPFQRQRFALEAPTLPVATVATQPVAPVPVAEPLRVEPPRDDVAVPGDKVGPRTEVERGVLAIWRERLGRADFGIHDDFLELGGNSLMAAQMLTRLREAFPVQLPLSDLFEAPTVAGVAARIQARMGTERVAGKAGVLPPLVPIPRDGELPLSVVQERVCALEQALPGNPALNMSATLRLSGVLDVELLKRSLEAIARRHEALRTTYPIIGGRTVQRVSVEPRVPLVVDSLKALSPEAREARWRERVYEEMARPFDLAQGPVVRARLLELEEREYVLVVSVHHVVCDTWSLVVIGGELGAFYGAFQRGEPAPLPALSIQYIDYAAWQQKALLSGAFAEQTQAWRERLVELPGPLDLPVDLPPTEGPALSGRRRNVGFPEALTGAVHALAKREGVTPFMVLLASWKGLLARWAGRDDIVVGTPIGNRSRPELEPLIGYVAHAVPLRTDLSGDPTFRELIGRVRDVVVEAYSQPDVPYEHLIREVEPSRNPGRERVFDTLFILHPRFDANLELPGLRMRIVEVEDGPAQFGNVLSPLSVSMGEDAGGFTGTLDYASERFAPETMARLVSHWTSLLTAAVEDPEQRLSSLPLEHVAPKALVRTHEEPRTLAALLDARSSEALDRVALSVEGGADVTWRELRSEAKRLASELRAKGVKPEVLVAVCLEPSVERVVALWAVMEAGGAYVLLGVPQLKELSALAPEGSPPPVLLTHERLQTSLPLDPNRVIQVRMSSQLDMPRAFKLFPVLPSQMPPETMVCLETLVAPSGERLRAVHTVRTVDGLFRRLDGDGVAGEGTWLAAEEAGTPGTGLELLWALTRGLRVVLPSERARLVFSSARPAGERPGPDFSLSFFANDEDSLGGRKYRLLLEGAKYADTHGFSAMWTPERHFHSFGGLYPRPAVVGAGVATVTERLGIRAGSVVLPLHDPVLVAEEWSVLDNLSNGRVGVSFASGWHANDFVFAPDRYAKRKEVMFKGIEEVRTLWRGGSVLRRNGAGDEVEVSLRPRPVQKELPFWLTAAGSPDTFRMAGELGAYVLTNLMGQNLEDLASKVALYREAWRQHGHPGRGHVSLMMHAYLGTDEAEVRRRVRKPLLDYFRSSVDILQAFASSLGMKGDMRTLTNADVDALLEHGLTRYVEEGGLFGTPDTCGPVVERVRKLDVDEVACLVDFGVEVEATLEGLVHLNTLRRRYSPRPSAAIPGVAIQEGPGAAVSLLALVRQTKATHLHVTASLARALAELPDASEALSPVRHVLVEEAKEDVTAALANLLSAEVSRRDPLFGVGAWIRSGATEDSGWEVLDTEGRPVPVGVVGELVVTGDRAPRGLWNAPTTSSLRVLSGAVTGFSLGRRARRRLDGTVELLAPVRAPSRRPKPPRVAAQSAAPAKREGPPPIPRISREQPLALSFAQQRLWYLDRLEPGNVAYNNSVMLSLSGPVDAGALHRALEEVVRRHEALRTTFSMSESGAVQHIVAPGPLPLPLSTREEGVSVESWARTEARKPFDLEQGPLFRTSLLRVDEHEHVLLIVMHHIVSDGWSSGVLFHELATLYAAFIEGQQATLPALPVQYADYAAWQLEWMRGPELAAEQTWWRDVLADVPVLRLPTDRPRPPVQTYPGARHALSIPRALTESLTSMGRREGATPFMVLMAAWQTLLHAYSGQDDFAVGTPVAGRNRPEVEPLIGCFINSIALRADLSGDPTLTEVIGRVRRAALGGFGHQEVPFEKLVDALHVARDLSHTPIFQTMLVLHNTPPIELSMAGLRLGSQVVHTGFTKLDLTLELVESKDGLSGGIEYNTDLFDAETISRLSGHLVRLLEQLAARPEQRVSQLSLLSEAERHQLLVEWGPTSLPEPTSAETVSSRFAARAASAPDAVAVEDDSRRLTYREVEALSSRLASAVSALGAGQGAVVALALAQPTDVVAAMLGVLRAGAAVVVLDLEHPAERLSRILEDTKASVVVTSGAWRARVPEREGLSVVTVESLPERVGALPPLPEPHHAACVVYTSGSTGRPRGVVIEHRQLVSATRARHAVYGAPGVVLSLAPFTFDASLAGLFWSLFEGGTLRYPDVEEREDPRKLAELVARARVTHLISVPALYAQVLAAAPAGGLSGLRAVSVGGEACAVELAQAHHEALPTVPLFNEYGPTEATIWSTVHRVQKDEQGSVPIGRAVPGARVYLLDSRRGLALPGAPGEVYVGGGGVARGYLGQPELTAERFGVDPFDARPGARMYRTGDVARWRRDGTLEFLGRADSQVKVRGFRIEPGEVEAALLANPEVREVAVVARADGGPKRLVAYVVASAAEPGEAVSSGVLKSWLLSRLPPYMVPSTYVALASLPRTRHGKVDTRALPAPESQVTKSTSTSSAGPRTEVEERLAALWKEVLNVDRVGIHDDFFELGGDSILGLQIVTRARAAGLELSPKQLFQNPTVARLAAVAGTRLTVQAEQGPVVGPVALTPIQRWFFELELEDPDHWNMSLMFQSRTPLDPALLERALAHVVEHHDALRLRYARTADGWHQTSEAPGAPISLERVDLSDVPREALTSTLEQRAMALQQSLSLDGPMLRAALLEPGAGQPVRLLLAVHHLVVDAVSWRILVEDLATAYARLTEGAPVRLPPKTTSYQAWARGLEALAGSEKLGAERTWWRERPWSEVARLPRDFQEGGNTEATARTVQVSLDAEQTKSLLHDVPKAWHTQPQDPLLTALAQALSAWTERGVALVDVEGHGREEVLPGVDVSRTVGWFTRIFPALLDVREARGPGEALRGVKESLRAVPTQGMGWGLLRYVARDTALAELPRAEVGFNHLGQVDGLVGGEGPFTLAPESEGVRQRAASSRRPYLLDVTSVVREGRLEVTWTFSEAVHRRETVTRVAEDFVARLVALIQASSAPDAGGHSPSDFPLAKVKQSQLDKLAARFGKKTR; from the coding sequence ATGGCTGACCAGGACCAGACGGGCGGTAGCGGCAACGACATCGCGATCATCGGCATGGCGGGACGGTTCCCCGGCGCCGCGAACGTACGGGACTTCTGGCGCAACCTCCTCGACGGCGTGGAGTCCATCTCCCTGCTGAAGCCCGAGGAGCTGGAGGTCTCTCCGCTGGTGCCGGAGTCCCTGCGGCGTCATCCGGACTTCGTGCCGATGGCCAGCGTGCTGGAGGACGCGGACGCGTTCGACGCGGGCTTCTTCGACGTGCCTCCTCGGGAGGCGCTGTGGATGGACCCTCAGCAGCGCGTGTTCCTCGAGTGCGCCCACGCGGCCCTCGAGGACGCGGCCTATGACCCCGCGCGCTACACCGGGAAGATCTCCCTGTACGCGGGCGCGGGCCCGTCGCTGCACACGATGGGGATGTTGGGGCAGGGGCAACTGGACCCGGCCTCGCTCTATGAGGTGATGGGCACCTCGGGCGAGAACCTGGCCACCAAGGCCTCGTTCAAGCTGCGGCTGCGCGGTGAGAGCCTCGCGGTCTACACGGCGTGCTCCACGGGCCTCGTGGCCGTCCACATGGCGTGCCAGAGCCTGCTCTTGCGTCAGTCGGACATCGCGCTCGCGGGCGCGGTGCGGGTCTCGCTGCCGCAGCGCACGGGCTACCTCTTCCAGGAGGGGATGATCCTCTCTCCGGACGGACACTGCCGTGCGTTCGACGCGAAGGCCGCGGGCACGGTGCCGGGCAACGGCGCGGCGGCGGTGGTGCTCAAGCCCCTGGAGGACGCGCTCCGGGATGGGGACCACGTCTATGCCGTCATCCGAGGCTCCGCGCTGAACAACGACGGTGGCCTGAAGGTCGGCTACACGGCGCCCAGCGTCGAGGGACAGGCGGACGCGATTGGTGAAGCGCTCGCCTACGCGGGGCTCACGGCGGACGACATCGGCTACGTCGAGGCGCACGGCACCGGCACGGCGCTGGGAGACCCCATCGAGGTGGCGGCGCTCACCCGCGCGTTCCGTCGCGACACGGACCGCAAGGGCTACTGCGGCCTGGGCTCGGTGAAGACGAACGTCGGCCACCTGGACACGGCGGCGGGGCTCGTGGGCCTCATCAAGACGGCGCTCGTGTTGTCGGAGGAGGAGCTGCCGCCCACGCTCCACTTCACGACGCCCAACCCCTCCATCGACTTCGCGAACAGCCCGTTCACCGTCGTCGCCGAGCGCAAGCGCTGGCCCCGGGGCGAGGTGCCTCGGCGCGCGGGCGTGAGCTCGTTCGGCATCGGCGGCACCAACGCGCACGCGGTGCTGGAGGAGGCGCCTCCGCGCGAGGCCTCCGTCGCGAGCACCCGTCCCTCTCAGGTCGTCACCCTGTCCGCCCGGGGCGAGCAGGCGCTCTCCGCCTCCGTGCGCGAACTGGCGGACTGGTTGGAGACCGCGTCGCCGGATGTGTCCCTCGCGGACGTGGCCTTCACGCGCAATCGGGGGCGTGGGTCCTTCGAACACCGGCTCTCGGTGGTGGCGACGGACCGTGCGGAGCTCATCAAGAAGCTGCGCGGCAAGAACACCCCGCGCGTCCTGGAGGACGTGGCCGCGGCCCGCGAGCGTCGCGTGGCCTTCCTGTTGCCGGGGCAGGGCGCTCAGTCGCTGGGCATGGGACGGGAGCTGTACGGCGCGGAGCCGCGCTTCCGCGAGACGGTGGATGCGTGCCTGAAGGAGCTGGGGCCTTCGCTCGAGAAGGAGCTGCGGGGCGTGCTGCTGCCGGGCGCGGGAGAGGAGGCCGCCGCGCGTGAGGCCCTGAAGGACCCCCGCCTGTCGCTGCCCGCGTTGTTCTGCGTGGAGTACGCGCTGGCGAAGCTTTGGGAGTCGTGGGGCGTTCAGGCACACGCGCTGTTGGGACACAGCTTCGGTGAGTACACGGCGGCGTGCCTCGCGGGTGTCCTGCCGTTGGAGGACGCGCTGACGCTGGTGGTGACGCGCGGGAAGCTGATGGCCCGGATGCCTCCGGGCAGCATGACGGCGGTGGGGTGCGCGGAGGAGGTCGTCCGTCCGCTCATCACGGGGACGCTGTCCCTGGCCGCGGTGAACGCGGCGGAGCGCTGCGTCGTCTCGGGCCCGACGGCGGAGGTGGAGGCCCTGGAGCAGGAGTTGCTCGCGCGCGGCATCGCCGTGATGCGGCTGCCCGCGGGCCACGCGTTCCACTCCGTGGCCGTCGAGCCGCTGATGGACGAGCTGAAGAAGGTCGTGTCGGGCCTCCGGCTCGCCGCGCCCCGGTTGCCCTATGTGTCCAGCGTGACGGGCACGTGGATTCGCCCGGAGGAGGCGACGGACCCGGCCTATTGGGCTCGCCAGATGCGCGCGCCGGTGCGCTTCGCCGACGGCATGGAGACGCTGAAGCAGGACGGCGTGGCCGTGTTCCTCGAGGTGGGGCCGGACCAGGCGCTCACCGCGCTGGCGCGGATGGCGCTCACGGGCCACCCGGGGCGCGTGGTGCCTTCGCTGCCGCGCTTGAACCTGAAGCTGTCCGAGCACGGTGTGCTCATGGCGGCCGTGGGCGCGCTGTGGGAGTCCGGGCTGGCGCTGGACTGGAAGCAGTTCTACGCGCACGAGCGGCGCCGCCGCGTGTCCTTGCCGACGTACCCCTTCCAGCGGCAGCGCTTCGCCCTGGAGGCGCCCACGCTCCCCGTGGCCACCGTCGCCACGCAGCCCGTCGCGCCCGTACCCGTCGCCGAGCCCCTGCGCGTCGAGCCCCCTCGGGACGACGTCGCGGTCCCCGGTGACAAGGTCGGGCCTCGCACCGAGGTGGAGCGCGGCGTGCTCGCCATCTGGCGCGAGCGATTGGGCCGTGCCGACTTCGGCATCCACGATGACTTCCTGGAGCTGGGTGGCAACTCGCTGATGGCGGCGCAGATGCTCACGCGGCTGCGCGAGGCATTCCCCGTCCAGCTCCCGCTGAGTGATCTGTTCGAGGCGCCCACGGTCGCGGGCGTGGCCGCGCGCATCCAGGCGCGGATGGGGACGGAGCGCGTGGCGGGGAAGGCGGGCGTGCTTCCGCCGCTCGTCCCGATTCCTCGCGACGGAGAGCTGCCGCTGTCCGTGGTGCAGGAGCGCGTCTGCGCGCTGGAGCAGGCGCTCCCTGGCAACCCCGCGCTGAACATGTCGGCGACGCTGCGGCTGTCCGGTGTGCTCGACGTGGAGCTGTTGAAGCGCTCCCTGGAGGCCATCGCCCGTCGGCACGAAGCGCTGCGCACGACGTATCCCATCATCGGCGGGCGCACGGTGCAGCGCGTCTCCGTCGAGCCCCGGGTTCCTCTCGTCGTCGACTCGTTGAAGGCGCTCTCCCCGGAGGCGCGTGAGGCGCGGTGGCGCGAACGGGTCTACGAGGAGATGGCCCGGCCGTTCGACCTCGCCCAGGGCCCGGTGGTGCGCGCCCGGCTGCTCGAGCTGGAAGAGCGCGAGTACGTCCTGGTCGTCTCGGTCCACCACGTGGTGTGTGACACGTGGTCCCTGGTGGTGATTGGCGGCGAGCTGGGGGCCTTCTACGGCGCCTTCCAGCGGGGCGAGCCCGCGCCGCTCCCCGCGCTGTCCATCCAGTACATCGACTACGCGGCCTGGCAGCAGAAGGCGCTGCTGTCGGGGGCCTTCGCGGAGCAGACGCAGGCGTGGCGGGAGCGATTGGTGGAGCTGCCCGGGCCGCTGGACCTGCCCGTGGACCTGCCCCCCACCGAGGGACCCGCGCTGAGTGGTCGGCGCAGGAACGTCGGCTTCCCCGAGGCGCTGACGGGCGCGGTGCATGCGCTGGCGAAGCGTGAGGGCGTCACCCCGTTCATGGTGCTGCTCGCCTCGTGGAAGGGGTTGCTGGCCCGCTGGGCGGGGCGCGACGACATCGTGGTGGGGACGCCCATCGGCAATCGGAGTCGCCCGGAGCTCGAGCCGCTCATCGGCTACGTGGCGCACGCGGTGCCGCTGCGCACGGACCTGTCGGGAGACCCGACGTTCCGCGAGCTGATCGGCCGGGTGCGGGACGTGGTGGTGGAGGCGTACTCCCAGCCGGACGTGCCCTACGAGCACCTCATCCGCGAGGTGGAGCCTTCACGCAACCCGGGGCGTGAGCGCGTCTTCGACACGCTCTTCATCCTGCACCCCCGCTTCGACGCGAACCTGGAGCTGCCCGGTCTTCGGATGCGCATCGTCGAGGTGGAGGATGGGCCGGCGCAGTTCGGCAACGTGTTGTCGCCGCTCTCGGTGTCGATGGGCGAGGACGCGGGCGGCTTCACCGGCACGCTCGACTATGCGTCGGAGCGCTTCGCGCCGGAGACGATGGCGCGGCTCGTCTCGCACTGGACGTCGCTGCTGACGGCGGCGGTGGAGGACCCCGAGCAGCGGCTCTCCTCGCTCCCGCTGGAGCACGTGGCGCCGAAGGCCCTGGTGCGCACGCACGAGGAGCCGCGGACACTCGCCGCGCTGTTGGATGCCCGGTCCTCGGAGGCGCTCGACCGCGTGGCGCTGTCGGTGGAGGGCGGCGCGGACGTCACGTGGCGGGAGCTGCGCTCGGAGGCGAAGCGCCTGGCGTCGGAGTTGCGCGCGAAGGGCGTGAAGCCCGAGGTGCTGGTCGCCGTCTGCCTGGAGCCGTCGGTGGAGCGCGTGGTGGCGCTCTGGGCGGTGATGGAGGCGGGAGGCGCGTACGTGCTCCTCGGTGTGCCGCAGCTCAAGGAGTTGTCCGCGCTGGCGCCCGAGGGGAGCCCACCGCCGGTGCTGCTGACGCACGAGCGGTTGCAGACGAGCCTCCCGTTGGACCCGAACCGCGTCATCCAGGTCCGGATGTCCTCGCAGCTCGACATGCCGCGTGCCTTCAAGCTCTTTCCGGTGCTGCCGTCGCAGATGCCCCCGGAGACGATGGTCTGCCTGGAGACGCTCGTCGCGCCCTCGGGCGAACGGCTGCGCGCCGTGCACACGGTGCGGACGGTGGATGGGCTGTTCCGACGTCTCGATGGGGACGGCGTGGCCGGGGAGGGGACGTGGCTCGCCGCGGAGGAGGCGGGCACACCGGGCACGGGCCTGGAGCTGTTGTGGGCGCTGACGCGAGGCCTGCGCGTGGTGCTGCCGTCGGAGCGGGCGAGACTGGTGTTCTCGTCGGCGAGGCCCGCGGGTGAGCGGCCCGGTCCGGACTTCAGCCTGTCCTTCTTCGCCAACGATGAGGACTCACTGGGAGGCCGCAAGTACCGGCTGTTGCTGGAGGGCGCGAAGTACGCGGACACGCATGGCTTCTCCGCGATGTGGACGCCGGAGCGGCACTTCCACTCCTTCGGAGGGCTGTACCCGAGACCCGCGGTGGTGGGCGCGGGCGTGGCCACGGTGACGGAGCGACTGGGCATCCGCGCCGGCAGCGTGGTGTTGCCGCTGCATGACCCCGTCCTCGTCGCCGAGGAGTGGTCCGTCCTGGACAACCTGTCCAACGGCCGCGTGGGTGTGTCCTTCGCCTCGGGCTGGCACGCGAACGACTTCGTCTTCGCGCCGGACCGCTACGCGAAGCGCAAGGAGGTCATGTTCAAGGGCATCGAGGAGGTGCGCACGCTGTGGCGTGGCGGCTCGGTGCTCCGGCGCAACGGCGCGGGGGACGAGGTGGAGGTGTCCCTGCGCCCGCGTCCCGTGCAGAAGGAGCTGCCCTTCTGGCTCACGGCGGCGGGGAGTCCGGACACGTTCCGCATGGCGGGCGAGCTGGGGGCCTACGTCCTCACGAACCTGATGGGGCAGAACCTGGAGGACCTGGCCTCGAAGGTGGCGCTCTACCGCGAGGCCTGGCGGCAGCACGGCCACCCGGGCCGGGGCCACGTCAGCCTCATGATGCACGCGTACCTGGGGACGGACGAGGCCGAGGTCCGTCGTCGCGTGCGCAAGCCGTTGCTCGATTACTTCCGCAGCTCGGTGGACATCCTCCAGGCCTTCGCGTCCAGCCTCGGGATGAAGGGGGACATGCGCACGCTGACGAACGCGGACGTGGATGCCCTGCTGGAGCACGGGCTCACGCGCTACGTGGAGGAGGGCGGCCTGTTCGGCACCCCCGACACGTGTGGCCCGGTGGTGGAGCGGGTGAGGAAGCTCGACGTGGACGAGGTGGCCTGCCTCGTGGACTTCGGCGTCGAGGTGGAGGCGACCCTCGAGGGGCTCGTGCACCTGAACACGCTGCGGCGTCGGTATTCACCGAGGCCCTCGGCGGCGATTCCGGGCGTGGCCATCCAGGAGGGCCCGGGGGCCGCCGTGTCGCTGCTCGCGTTGGTGAGGCAGACGAAGGCGACGCACCTGCATGTCACGGCGTCGCTGGCGCGCGCGCTGGCGGAGCTGCCGGACGCCTCCGAGGCCCTGAGCCCGGTCCGTCACGTCCTGGTCGAGGAGGCGAAGGAGGACGTCACCGCCGCGTTGGCGAACCTGCTCTCCGCCGAGGTGTCCCGGCGTGACCCGCTGTTCGGTGTGGGCGCCTGGATTCGCTCGGGAGCGACGGAGGACTCTGGCTGGGAGGTGCTCGATACGGAGGGCCGTCCGGTGCCGGTGGGGGTCGTGGGCGAGCTGGTCGTCACGGGTGATCGTGCGCCTCGGGGGCTCTGGAACGCACCCACCACCTCCTCGCTGCGGGTGCTCTCCGGAGCCGTCACGGGCTTCTCGCTGGGCCGCAGGGCGCGTCGTCGCCTGGATGGAACGGTGGAGCTGCTGGCGCCTGTTCGGGCGCCGTCGCGTCGACCGAAGCCTCCCCGTGTCGCCGCGCAGTCCGCGGCACCGGCGAAGCGCGAGGGGCCGCCGCCCATCCCGCGCATCTCGCGCGAGCAGCCGCTGGCGCTCTCGTTCGCGCAGCAGCGCCTCTGGTACCTGGACCGCCTGGAGCCGGGGAACGTCGCGTACAACAACTCGGTGATGCTGTCGCTGAGTGGGCCGGTCGACGCTGGCGCGCTCCATCGAGCCCTGGAGGAAGTCGTGCGGCGCCACGAGGCGCTCCGGACCACCTTCTCCATGTCCGAATCGGGCGCGGTGCAGCACATCGTCGCGCCGGGGCCGCTGCCTCTCCCGCTCTCCACGCGTGAAGAGGGTGTGTCGGTGGAGTCCTGGGCCAGGACCGAGGCGCGCAAGCCGTTCGACCTGGAGCAGGGACCGCTGTTCCGCACGTCGCTGCTGCGCGTCGATGAGCACGAGCACGTGCTGCTCATCGTGATGCACCACATCGTCTCGGACGGTTGGTCCTCGGGCGTGTTGTTCCACGAGCTGGCCACGCTGTACGCGGCGTTCATCGAGGGCCAACAGGCCACGCTGCCCGCGCTGCCGGTGCAGTACGCGGACTACGCGGCCTGGCAGCTGGAGTGGATGCGAGGCCCCGAGCTCGCGGCCGAGCAGACCTGGTGGCGGGACGTCCTCGCGGACGTGCCCGTGCTGAGACTGCCGACGGACCGCCCGCGTCCGCCCGTGCAGACGTATCCGGGGGCGCGTCACGCGCTCAGCATCCCCCGTGCGCTCACCGAGTCCCTGACGTCCATGGGGCGACGCGAGGGCGCCACGCCCTTCATGGTGTTGATGGCCGCGTGGCAGACGCTGCTCCATGCGTACTCGGGGCAGGACGACTTCGCGGTGGGCACTCCCGTGGCGGGTCGCAACCGGCCGGAGGTGGAGCCGCTCATCGGCTGCTTCATCAACTCCATCGCCCTGCGCGCGGACCTGTCGGGTGACCCCACGCTGACGGAGGTCATCGGACGGGTGCGTCGCGCGGCGCTCGGTGGCTTCGGGCACCAGGAGGTGCCGTTCGAGAAGCTGGTGGACGCGCTGCACGTGGCTCGCGACTTGAGCCACACGCCCATCTTCCAGACCATGTTGGTGCTGCACAACACACCGCCCATCGAGCTGTCCATGGCGGGGCTGCGCCTGGGGAGCCAGGTGGTCCACACCGGCTTCACCAAGCTGGACCTCACTTTGGAGCTGGTGGAGTCCAAGGACGGCCTGTCCGGAGGCATCGAGTACAACACCGACCTCTTCGACGCGGAGACCATCAGCCGCCTCTCCGGTCATCTGGTGCGGCTGCTGGAGCAACTGGCCGCGCGTCCCGAGCAGCGGGTCTCCCAGCTCAGCCTCCTGTCCGAGGCCGAGCGTCACCAGCTCCTGGTGGAGTGGGGGCCGACGTCCCTGCCGGAGCCCACGTCGGCGGAGACGGTGTCGTCGCGCTTCGCGGCGCGGGCCGCGAGTGCTCCGGACGCCGTGGCGGTGGAGGACGACTCGCGCCGGCTCACGTACCGGGAGGTGGAGGCGCTCTCCTCGCGACTGGCCTCGGCGGTGAGCGCGTTGGGGGCGGGGCAGGGCGCGGTGGTGGCGCTTGCGTTGGCCCAGCCCACGGACGTGGTGGCGGCGATGCTCGGCGTGCTGCGCGCTGGAGCGGCGGTGGTGGTGCTGGACCTGGAGCATCCGGCGGAGCGGCTTTCGCGAATCCTCGAGGACACGAAGGCCTCCGTGGTGGTGACGTCCGGCGCCTGGCGTGCACGGGTGCCCGAGCGCGAGGGCCTGTCGGTGGTGACGGTGGAGTCGCTGCCGGAGCGCGTCGGTGCGCTGCCTCCGCTGCCTGAGCCGCATCACGCGGCCTGCGTCGTCTACACGTCGGGTTCGACGGGGCGCCCGCGCGGCGTGGTCATCGAACATCGTCAGTTGGTGTCCGCCACGCGGGCCCGACACGCGGTGTACGGGGCTCCAGGCGTTGTGCTGTCCCTGGCGCCGTTCACCTTCGATGCCTCCCTGGCGGGCCTGTTCTGGTCGCTCTTCGAGGGCGGCACGCTGCGCTACCCCGACGTGGAGGAGCGCGAGGACCCGAGGAAGCTGGCGGAGTTGGTGGCGAGGGCGCGCGTCACGCACCTCATCTCCGTGCCGGCGCTCTATGCGCAGGTGCTCGCGGCGGCGCCCGCGGGCGGGCTGTCGGGCCTGCGCGCGGTGAGCGTGGGGGGCGAGGCCTGCGCGGTGGAGCTGGCGCAGGCGCATCATGAAGCCCTGCCCACGGTGCCGCTGTTCAACGAGTACGGCCCCACCGAGGCGACCATCTGGAGCACGGTGCACCGTGTCCAGAAGGACGAGCAGGGCAGTGTGCCCATCGGCCGCGCGGTGCCGGGCGCAAGGGTGTACCTGCTCGACTCGCGGCGAGGGCTCGCGTTGCCCGGCGCACCGGGAGAGGTGTACGTCGGCGGCGGCGGTGTCGCGCGAGGCTACCTCGGTCAGCCCGAGCTCACCGCCGAGCGCTTCGGAGTGGACCCGTTCGACGCGCGTCCCGGCGCGCGCATGTACCGCACCGGTGACGTGGCGCGCTGGCGTCGGGATGGGACGCTGGAGTTCCTGGGGCGCGCGGATTCGCAGGTGAAGGTGCGTGGCTTCCGCATCGAGCCCGGTGAGGTCGAAGCGGCGCTGCTCGCGAATCCGGAGGTCCGAGAGGTCGCGGTGGTCGCGCGAGCGGACGGTGGGCCGAAGCGACTGGTGGCCTACGTGGTGGCCTCCGCAGCCGAGCCGGGAGAGGCCGTGTCGTCGGGAGTGCTGAAGTCCTGGCTGCTCTCGCGGCTGCCGCCCTACATGGTGCCGTCGACGTATGTGGCGCTCGCGTCGTTGCCGCGCACGCGGCACGGCAAGGTGGACACGCGCGCGCTGCCGGCGCCCGAGTCCCAGGTGACGAAGTCGACGAGCACGTCGAGCGCGGGGCCTCGCACCGAGGTGGAGGAGCGGCTCGCGGCGCTGTGGAAGGAAGTGCTCAACGTGGACCGCGTCGGCATCCACGATGACTTCTTCGAGCTGGGAGGAGACTCCATCCTCGGCTTGCAGATCGTCACGCGCGCGCGCGCCGCCGGGCTCGAGCTGTCACCGAAGCAGCTCTTCCAGAACCCCACGGTGGCGAGGCTCGCCGCGGTGGCGGGGACGCGGCTCACGGTGCAGGCAGAGCAGGGTCCCGTCGTGGGCCCGGTGGCCCTCACGCCCATCCAGCGCTGGTTCTTCGAGCTGGAGCTGGAGGACCCCGACCACTGGAACATGTCGCTGATGTTCCAGTCGCGCACGCCGTTGGACCCGGCGCTGCTGGAGCGTGCCCTGGCGCACGTGGTGGAGCACCACGACGCGCTCCGCCTGCGCTACGCCAGGACGGCGGACGGCTGGCATCAGACGTCCGAGGCTCCCGGGGCGCCCATCTCGCTGGAGCGCGTGGACCTGTCCGACGTGCCGCGCGAGGCCCTGACGAGCACGTTGGAGCAGCGGGCGATGGCGCTTCAGCAGTCGCTCTCGTTGGACGGCCCCATGCTTCGGGCCGCGTTGCTGGAGCCCGGAGCTGGCCAGCCCGTGCGCCTGTTGCTGGCGGTCCACCACCTCGTGGTGGACGCGGTGTCGTGGCGAATCCTGGTGGAGGACCTGGCCACGGCGTATGCGCGACTCACCGAGGGCGCGCCGGTGCGACTGCCGCCGAAGACGACCTCGTACCAGGCCTGGGCGCGAGGCCTGGAGGCGCTGGCGGGCTCGGAGAAGTTGGGCGCGGAGCGCACGTGGTGGCGCGAGCGCCCGTGGTCGGAGGTGGCGCGGCTGCCTCGGGATTTCCAGGAGGGCGGCAACACCGAGGCCACGGCGCGCACGGTGCAGGTGTCGCTGGATGCGGAGCAGACGAAGTCGCTCCTGCACGACGTGCCGAAGGCGTGGCACACGCAGCCCCAGGACCCGTTGCTCACGGCCCTGGCGCAGGCGCTGTCCGCGTGGACGGAGCGGGGTGTCGCGCTGGTCGACGTGGAGGGCCATGGTCGCGAGGAGGTGCTCCCGGGCGTGGACGTGTCGCGCACGGTGGGCTGGTTCACGCGCATCTTCCCCGCGCTGTTGGACGTGCGTGAAGCGAGAGGGCCCGGTGAGGCGCTGCGCGGCGTGAAGGAGTCGCTGCGCGCGGTGCCGACGCAGGGCATGGGCTGGGGGCTCCTGCGCTACGTGGCGCGGGACACCGCGCTGGCGGAGCTGCCCCGGGCGGAGGTCGGCTTCAATCACCTGGGACAGGTGGATGGCCTCGTGGGCGGAGAGGGACCCTTCACGCTCGCACCGGAGAGCGAGGGCGTGCGGCAGCGCGCGGCGAGCTCACGTCGGCCGTACCTGTTGGATGTGACGAGCGTGGTGCGCGAGGGCCGGCTGGAGGTGACGTGGACCTTCAGTGAGGCGGTGCACCGTCGTGAGACGGTGACGCGAGTGGCGGAGGACTTCGTGGCGCGACTGGTGGCCTTGATCCAGGCCTCGAGCGCTCCGGACGCGGGCGGGCATTCGCCGTCCGACTTCCCCCTCGCGAAGGTGAAGCAGTCGCAACTCGACAAGCTGGCGGCGCGGTTCGGAAAGAAGACGCGATGA